tttgaggcagggtctctctaagttgctcagattggcctcaaacttgaagtCCTTCCTGTCCCAGGCTTCCaggtagctgtgattacaggtgtatgccaccacacccagctataattttttaattaaacaatttttatataattcattttgGATTATATAATGCTAGAAGAACTTAATGAGTTGAAGATTGTACCTACCTTAAGTGTAGCTAAGTGTAGAGAAATTATGTCTCTTCTgatggaaaaatattaagaatggtGCCAGTGACCTAAGGaagaaagtttaattttaaatacgTGAAATCCATTCAGATAACTAGAATCTAACTTTCCCAAGTAAGTCTGGGCTTCAAATTGAACACAAGTTTACTTGGTATACTGTAAAAtctctttcttatttcctaattTCAGAATTATGTAATTGATTTTGATTATCCATGTGAATGGAAAGAAGCATTTCTGTAGATATTTGGAAACAGCCAATGGTCCACTTTCCCAGCTTAGGGAGGTGGGCTCATTGTTTGTGATGGGAAACAGTTTTAGGTAGCCAGTAGCCACAGAGGAAAAATTGTCATAAAAAGATGCCTGTTTTGTTTACCCCTCACATCCTGGCATGTTGCTTGCTGTGAACTGTGCCATTTTGAGGGCCCAGGAATCATCTGAGTTGCTATGTAAAGCTTCTGGTACTCATTATTTAGCAGGCAGTTAGCAGTTTACTCCAGCTGGGATGATCAAATATCTGGTCACCCAGCCAGTGAAACCAAATTAGGTAATccagaaagtgaattcagttgcTTCTTGGGTTTTAGAAATTAACATTGAGCCAACACAATTTGAAACTAACCATGGGGCTCCTGAAATTTTGTTGTAAATTATTGACTACTGTAAGAGTGATTTTaatatctcttcatttttatataatatacaaaaaaatggtCTTCCTTGTGGTTTTGTTAGAATTgtgaatattcatatttgtttctctttttccagcTTTACTCTCTGTTACTACCGTCTTTTATGTCATGTCAATCATCATTGTTGCATTGTTCTACACATACTACACTAAACCAGATGGCTGCACAGAAAACAAGTTCTTTATCAGTATTAATCTGATTCTCTGCGTTATAGTTTCCATTGTATCAATCCACCCCAAAATTCAGGTATGGTTGTTTTCCGCATCTTCCTCttgtgaaagttttttttttttttgtttgtttgtttccttttttcttttggtaccagggatggtaCCAGTGGGGCTTAACGACTGAGCAACATCTgcatccctttttttattttttattttgagacagagtctcacttagttgttgaggctgtcttcaaacttgcaatccttctgtctcagcctcccaagctgctgggattacaggcatgagccactatgCCTAGCCCTGTGAAAGGTTTTTAATTAACCCTAAGTTCAGAACCTTGGTAATCTTTTAGTGAACGTATGTCTAAATttactcttttaaatatttttccatattatgATACATTCTTCATAGTTACAACTTAATAAGCATATGTTATATTATTGAGTGCTTCTGTCTTTATTAATTTccctatcatttaaaaaaaaaactgagtaacTTGAAAATTTATAGTTCTAAAATTGAGTAAGTCATGGGAATGATTCCTATGAGTTATTAGCTAACATATTTTAGGGGGattaaactagaaaaaatatgactttaatatttaaaaacaaaattcacgctcttgagtttcattttttaaaaaacactgtaaACACTGTGCCTACCATGCACAGaaccctgggttccttccccagctcccaaaacactgattaaaaaaaaaatcagtgaggtTTTAGATATGAAAAGAACATTTagttttcacttctctttttaaaagtgagaaaactGTGACTTGGAGGTTAAGgtgaaagatcacaagtttgaggccagcctgggcaacttaatgagaccctgtctcaaaataaaaaacaaaaaggcttgggatacagctcagtgggtctccaggttcaatccccaatactgctgggaaaaaaaaaattgagaaaactgaagtctCAAAGAAGTGATTGGTTACCTCACTGGTCAGTGACAGCTACACTGAGACTCTTCCTGTTATACCAAGGGACTAGAAAATCAAAGCCTTTACGTGATGTACAGGAGTTTTCAGGATCAAGGAATGCTTTGAGAATCAGTACATGCTTTGTCTTACTTAAATTTCTTTTGCAAGCAAGCTCAGACTGACAGGTTACTTGTCCACTTTCAGCTGTCAAGCAGAATCAGTAGGTTCTCAGCTAGTAATAATTCAGTAAATCTCAGAAGCACACTGGCTTTTATAAAGTGAGACCTTGCAATCCCTATggcattattttcctttttattccctaGGAACATCAGCCTCGTTCCGGCCTCCTGCAGTCCTCTATCATCACGCTCTACACCCTGTACCTCACGTGGTCAGCTATGACAAATGAACCTGGTAAGGAATGTCAGTCACACATTTATTTGATGAAAATAGGAAAGTACCTCTTTGATGGGCACAAAATGTGAAACagacaacaaaattttaaagacatgtaAATGCACAATGTTCACTGTAGGTTTACAGATATGTACCTTCTATGTTTTATTCCCCATGTGTAAGAGCTATTTAGAGCTCTTGACACTAGTAAAAACTCTTCACAAGGGTGACCTTGTTTTGGTCCTTTGTAGAGTTATTTTACTTTGATGTCACAGGCTGTGGCAGAAACAGATATAAGAAAATCTCCTTTTGCAGCTATTACAGGATTGTTTCTCAATAGGTCATTCTATGGACTCTCTATAAAGGTAAACTATTATTGCAgaccctcccctgccctgcctaTGATATCTTAATTTGTATTAAGTAACTATATTAAAGCTAAAGATAAGCTTGTATACATAAAGCCTTGGTactaaagaactaaaaagaactgtCGGTTAAACTATAAAACCAGGACAGTCATGCTTGACGTTTACAAATTTGACAGatactgtagttttttttttttttttttctgcaactaAGTCACTGGTTTCAGCATAAACACATGCTGACTGCTGGCTTTCCATTTGGGTGTAGTATTCCCATGTTTCACATAACCACTGAAAGATATATAGGCAACCTCTCATGTCCTTTCTTGGAACAAGATGAACTGTAACTAAGGATAATAAAAATGTCCCATTTTCAGATCGTTCCTGTAACCCCACTCTGCTGAGCATCATTACGCACATCGCTTCACCAACCGTGACTCCTGCAAATTCCACTGCTATAGTCCCTACCTCTGCTCCACCATCAAAGAAGGGACACTTTCTGGATGCAGAAAATCTTCTAGGGCttgcagtttttgttttctgtcttttgtaTTCCAGGTAAGTTAAAAAGTGGTTAGTTTAAGGTTCTCATGAAAGATAATAATAgaatgaagaatttattttgctttcaaaaccattttgaggagttaaaaaaaaacttagctCTCTTTAATGAGAAGTTCTTTACCTGCCTCTGTTACCCAGccttatgtatttctttctttttatttggcagtgctgaggattgaacacagtctTGAGAacgacaggcaagcactctaccactgagttacatccccctCTCTAGCTGGGTATATTTCTTAAAGTTCAGAATATCATCTCATCTAATAATTCCTCCCAGTCTTAACAGAGAGGAGGATAAAAATAGTGGCTTTCAAAATTGGATGGGttatctttttagaaaaaaatatttgggggctAGGGGTGTAAGTCAGTGGCAAAATGCTTGTCTGACATGCAGAGGTCCTgaatttgatccctagcaccacaacaAAGCAACAACACAAAAGGAAAGTGTTTTCATTCCTACAAAAAACctgtacccattagcagtcactcccaaTGTCCCTCATTCCAGCCTCtggcaatcactaatctacttCTGTGTCTACAGATCTGCCTACTCAGACATTCCATATATAGTCATAAGTCATACTATCTTCttttacatatacacatgtatgtgcacacacacacatgcatacacacatgtaaaATACACAGGTTTCATGTACAAAGATACTCTCAGAAATGGCACTGTTAGGTGATTTCATTGTGCAAGCAATGTGTGTCCCATAGTGTGTGCTTATTACATAAACTGAGATGGCACCAATGTCATTAGGCTCTGTGATCTTATAGGACCACTGTCATGTTCAGTCCCATGGTCAACTGAAACATcattatgtggcacatgactgtatgTAGTAATGTATGTTCTGACATCTTTTGCTGAATAGTTTTGAAGTTGAtctgtgttgtagcatgtattagtacttctttcttttatagGAAGTACTGTATCCATTGCGTGGTTATTCCACATTTTGTTTGTTAATCAGTTGGTGGGCTTTTGGGTTGTTTCCCTTGTGGGACTGTTGTGAAAAATGCAGCTGTTAATGTTTGTGTACAAGTGTTTTGTGTGGATATATGTTTTATAGTTaagagtggaatttctgggttatTGGTAACTGCTTAACTTTTTAAGGAACTGCCAAAGTGTTTTCCATGTAGTGGCTGCATCATGTTATAGTCCCCCCAACAAAATTTCCAGTTTGACCATATGCTAGTCATTACACTATAATTGTCTACCTCTTTTATTGCAACCGTACTAGAGAAAGTGAAGTGgcatttcattgtgattttgatttgtgtttctctgatgATGATAGGCAGCTtattcatgtgcttattgatacaacttctttaatttctatttaagacttttagttgtttttaattAGGTTGCCTTTTGGTTTTATATGTGGCTTGAGGTAGGGGTTCCTGTTCTTCCCCTTGTGATTATTCATTTGTCCCaggccatttgttgaagacactcttcttttctccattgaactGTCTTGGCATCCttatcaaaaatcagttgaccataaaTGTaatagtttatttctggactgtagttttatttcattggtttGAATGTTTTACCTTATGCCAGTACcttactgttttgattactgtagctttgcaGTAACTTTTGAAATTGGGAAACTGgaattctctaatttttttaagattgttttggctcttttgggtcatttgcatttttatgtgaattttaggatgaaCTTGTCAGTTTCTGTAAAAATAGATAGTTGGAGCCAGGCAAgatagtgcatacctgtaatcccagctactcaggagtctgaggaagAAGGGTCGTAAGTGTGAGACCAGcctgtcctaaaataaaacataaaaagagcttgggaagtagttcagtgatgaagtgcccctgggttcagttcctagtaccagAAAGAAAAGGTAGTTTAGATTTTGATAGGGTTTGCAATGGATCTGTAGATCAGTTTGGGagaaatattgttattttaacagtattaagGTTTCCAGTCTATGAATGtgaaatatttatgtcttttttagtTAATCacttatttaggtctttaatttctctcagtgGATTAGAGTTACTAGTGTAGAGATCTTaaacatattttgtaaatttctaagcattttgtttggtttgattGTGTTGTAGATGCAGTTTAACTTTGGGGTTGCTCATTTTGCAAGTATGGAAATATAGTTGATTTTTTGTGTATTGATCTTGTATTCAGCTGTCGTGCTGAGCTCATTTATTGGTTCTAAGGGTTTGTTGCATTCCATAGGATTGGCTACATACAAGATCAAGTCATCTGCTAATAGtattagttttacttcttttcttcctttctcttgcctTGTTACTCTGGCTAAATCTTTTGGTACAGTGTTGAGTAGCACAGTGGAGAGTGGGATCCTGCTCTTGATTCTGATCTTAGGAGGAAGCTTTTAGTCTTCACCATTAAGTATGGTGTTAGCTCTGTGTTTTTCATTGATGCATTTTATCAGTTGGAGAAAGTTGTGTATTCATACTTTTTATCTTGAAAGGTCACTGggttttgtcagatgctttttctgtcGAAATGATCTTTtagtttttgtccttcattcctgtgtattttttaatttagtcattTAACTCCTGCTCATAGTGAGCATCTGCAGTGCTGGGAACACATAGATGACTCTgcatcttgttaaggaattctgtgTGTAGCAGGCAAGGCAGGAATGACAAGTGCTGGGGCAGAAGGGTGCCTTGGGAGCATCGGGAGGTGGGAAGAAGCCTCTAACCCAGGCTAGTGAGGGTGATGTCAGGGAAGGCTTTCCAGAGGACATGGCACTGAGTCCGAGAAGTGAAGGATGAGTAAGTTAGCTGGGAAGAGGTTGGTGGGTGGTGCATTCCAGGCATAGAAAGGCCCTTGTGAAGTAATGGGAACACAGTGTGCTTTGAGAGCTGAGCCATGGGGTAGTAACTGGGCAAGTATGGTCAACCCTGTGATGACAGGCAGCAGTTCAGGATTTTAAGCAGAGCCATGTCTCTGCAGTTGGAGCAGCGACAATAACCTTGATGTCTGCAGGCCAAAGGCAGCAGTTCAGTTCATGGCCCCTTTCTGATTTGTCTTCCTTACTTTTCAGTATCCGCACTTCCAGCAACAGCCAAGTAAACAAGCTGACCCTCTCGGGGAGTGACAGCGTAATCCTTGGTGATACAACGGCCAGTGGAGCCAGCGATGAAGAAGATGGACAGCCTCGGAGGGCTGTGGACAATGAGAAAGAGGGAGTGCAGTACAGCTACTCGTTTTTCCATTTGATGCTCTGCTTGGCTTCCTTGTACATCATGATGACACTGACCAGCTGGTACAGGTGAGGCACAGACAAAAAGATGGAAGACCACTTAGCCCCTCGGACTACCTATGATGTCTTTATTGTCCTGGCCATAGAACCCCTTCTTTTACTCCTGAAATGAGCTGTGCTCAGTGCTCTCTCCTCCAGCATTTAAAACCTGTTTGAAATTCTTTGCAGTGCAAATATTTGGGAGCTTTTCTAGACTTGATCTATTTGAGAGAGAAAAAGCATGGTATTTTAAAGAAGCCTGACCCGTCTTTGTTGATTAGTTTTCTCTGTATCTAGAGATGGCCACATCAAAACATTCTTTGACCAGAAAGTTTCAGGGAGGTCATTTTAACCTAGACTTTTACCAGTAATTAGAACAGCCAAGTGGTCCTGAAGCACCTTATCCAGAGAATAACTGGGGTCTTTCATGCTGATTAGAGGAAAAAGGTGGTTTGAGAGGCTGAGTTATCTACTCATAACAACTAAAAATAGCTTCCTCAGCTTCCCATTAGAAATCCACTGGGGTGCTAGTGTCAGCCAGGTTTCACAGGGGAATTTCGTGCCTGAACTGGGGGGCTGTAGGTTGTGGTACCAGGTTCCTTTATCTGACTCTGTTTTCTTAGCCCTGATGCCAAGTTCCAGAGTGTGACCAGCAAGTGGCCTGCTGTGTGGGTCAAGATCAGCTCCAGCTGGGTGTGCCTCATCCTTTATGTCTGGACCCTAGTGGCTCCACTCATCCTCACCAATCGGGACTTCAGCTGAACTTCTGAGTGCCAAGGACACCGC
The Sciurus carolinensis chromosome 2, mSciCar1.2, whole genome shotgun sequence DNA segment above includes these coding regions:
- the Serinc3 gene encoding serine incorporator 3, with product MGAVLGVFSLASWVPCLCSGASCLLCSCCPNTKNSTVTRLIYAFILLLGTAVSCIMLTEGMETQLKKIPGFCEGGFKIKVTDIKADKDCDVLVGYKAVYRINFALAVFFFVFFLLMLKVKTSKDPRAAVHNGFWFFKIAAIVGIMVGSFYIPGGYFTSAWFAVGMVGAALFILIQLVLLVDLAHSWNELWVSRMEEGNPRVWYAALLSVTTVFYVMSIIIVALFYTYYTKPDGCTENKFFISINLILCVIVSIVSIHPKIQEHQPRSGLLQSSIITLYTLYLTWSAMTNEPDRSCNPTLLSIITHIASPTVTPANSTAIVPTSAPPSKKGHFLDAENLLGLAVFVFCLLYSSIRTSSNSQVNKLTLSGSDSVILGDTTASGASDEEDGQPRRAVDNEKEGVQYSYSFFHLMLCLASLYIMMTLTSWYSPDAKFQSVTSKWPAVWVKISSSWVCLILYVWTLVAPLILTNRDFS